A region from the Corylus avellana chromosome ca7, CavTom2PMs-1.0 genome encodes:
- the LOC132186298 gene encoding uncharacterized protein LOC132186298, producing MKSDTPLDYAVFQLSPKRSRCELFVSSDGNTEKLASGLVKPFVSHLKVAEEQVALAVQTIKLEVEKHKNAEMWFTKGTLERFVRFVSTPEVLELVNTFDVEMSQLEAARRIYSQGVGDQHSGALGGDGTGITAAADATKKELLRAIDVRLVALRQDLTTACARASAAGFNNETVSELHLFADWFGAHRLNEACNKFISLCQRRPDLVNSWKPGVDDRALRLSSESDMSIDDPTEDTTGVHRRSHQSQIKQLLQPTGPDDQRQQLNPTQAEYNLNASQPSTCQQPKTFATKVPSRRNLNEKNEPSEEQSQSVANAQNDKKEEALTEPTSIAASQPARRLSVQDRINLFENKQKESSGGSGSGGGGKPLVGKPVELRRLSSDVSSVPVAVERAVLRRWSGASDMSIDVSGEKKDIESPLCTPSSASSVSQAKQNNIFSGECEDKDRKGLNDTDSSSKVDANSDFGRFGDGGLKDQAEVQSRVEGVLGKEEEVGVKARTNWKDQAGSHSQSRAFTGRAEPAGLSDQGVPQEKLAVSLGNKERIGGVGVETQLSGFSFQAEVVGGKNKVGTFSSKAGDGTYDGGFVNRVEKSGPRDQPVTQSRARGSQSHSRSLSGQFDGGSGLKLKGTPSAPLKGVEVNQLDPQPRWSSFTGELEEVGKKELGSSDRQQLKVEDSGVLNMKFQKPVSAGREQTKKSQGRRDEIGVAGENSKSDNPGKKISETLESVSTISTTPLEQVQRVRQSKGNQELNDELKMKANELEKLFAEHKLRVPGDQSSSARRNKPADKQIEQAASLQHRKPAAAAEITPAELPDKNSVIERAWSSVNMSQFHTTTPLMKMVDNPDYSDTLRKNFSELNFTDDSRGQFYERYMQKRDAKLKEEWSSNRAEKEAKMKAMQDNLERGRAEMKAKFSASADKVDSLSGARLRAEKLRSFNLRSSVKMEQHPIDSFQSEDEEDLSKFSRQKCYGQERFFSESSVGDVASRSAQTKKLLPNRNLSSSTPRTPAISVPRSSVKVSNSTSGKRRVPSENPLAQSVPNFSDLRKENTKPSSGVSKTTTRSQARNFGRSKSTTEEIPVAKEEKPRRSQSLRKSFVNPIEFKDLSPLNSDSSVLAPLKFDKEQAEQSPYEKLSKNLDAKPFLRKGNGIGPGAGVTIGKLKASVITETLENEEEFDELAYEAEDSVDMAKEEEEEEEEELETMVVEDCGDMENGKTRLSQGSDKSANSGSENGDSMRSLSQVDPASVAELRTTEPSTFHSVGSLQDSPGGSPVSWNSRIHNPFPYQHETSDIDASVDSPIGSPASWNSHSLAQSEADAARMRKKWGTAQKPIVVANSSHSQSRKDVTKGFKRLLKFGRKSRGTESLVDWISATTSEGDDDTEDGRDAANRSSEDLRKSRMGFLQGHPSEDSFNESEFNEQVQALQSSIPAPPANFKLRDDHMSGSSLKAPRSFFSLSSFRSKGSDSKLR from the exons ATGAAGTCTGACACACCTCTTGACTATGCTGTGTTCCAATTGTCGCCAAAACGCTCACG ATGTGAATTGTTTGTCTCGAGTGATGGAAACACCGAGAAGCTTGCGTCAGGATTAGTAAAGCCATTTGTGTCCCATTTAAAGGTTGCAGAAGAGCAGGTTGCACTTGCTGTTCAGACGATTAAGCTTGAAGTTGAGAAACATAAAAATGCTGAGATGTGGTTCACTAAAGGAACACTTGAAAG GTTTGTGCGATTTGTTAGTACACCAGAGGTCTTGGAGCTTGTCAACACATTTGATGTGGAGATGTCTCAGTTGGAAGCAGCCCGGAGAATATATTCTCAG GGGGTAGGAGATCAGCATTCTGGTGCATTAG GTGGGGATGGAACAGGAATCACAGCAGCCGCGGATGCAACAAA GAAGGAGCTTCTGAGGGCTATTGATGTGCGTCTTGTTGCACTTAGGCAGGACTTGACCACAGCTTGTGCTCGTGCATCAGCTGCTGGTTTCAACAATGAGACAGTGTCCGAGCTCCATCTTTTTGCAGATTGGTTTGGTGCCCATCGCTTGAA CGAAGCTTGTAACAAATTCATCTCACTGTGCCAGAGAAGGCCGGACCTGGTCAACTCATGGAAGCCAGGTGTCGACGACAGAGCTCTGAGATTATCGTCAGAGTCCGACATGTCAATCGATGATCCCACGGAAGACACAACTGGGGTCCACCGCAGATCCCACCAGTCCCAAATTAAACAACTTCTTCAACCAACAGGTCCAGACGACCAGCGACAACAATTAAATCCAACGCAAGCGGAGTACAACCTGAACGCATCGCAGCCATCCACGTGTCAACAGCCCAAGACCTTTGCCACCAAGGTCCCTTCACGACGCAACTTGAACGAGAAAAACGAACCCAGCGAGGAACAGAGCCAATCCGTGGCCAATGCCCAAAACGACAAGAAAGAAGAGGCTTTGACCGAGCCAACTTCCATTGCGGCGAGTCAACCCGCGAGGCGGCTCAGCGTGCAGGACCGTATCAACCTCTTTGAGAACAAGCAGAAAGAGAGCTCTGGTGGCAGTGGCAGTGGCGGTGGCGGCAAACCCCTTGTAGGGAAGCCTGTGGAGCTGAGGAGGCTCTCGTCGGACGTCTCATCTGTGCCTGTGGCGGTCGAGAGGGCCGTGTTGAGGAGATGGAGCGGGGCAAGCGACATGAGCATTGATGTGAGCGGGGAGAAGAAGGATATAGAGAGCCCTTTGTGTACACCATCTTCTGCTTCTTCTGTTTCTCAGGCCAAGcagaataatattttttcaggTGAATGCGAGGATAAGGACCGGAAGGGGTTGAATGACACGGATAGCTCCTCTAAGGTTGATGCAAACAGTGATTTTGGTAGATTTGGTGATGGTGGGTTGAAAGATCAAGCTGAGGTGCAGAGCCGGGTTGAGGGGGTTTTGGGTAAAGAGGAAGAGGTCGGTGTAAAGGCACGGACAAATTGGAAGGATCAGGCGGGGTCTCATAGCCAATCCAGGGCTTTCACAGGTAGGGCAGAACCAGCTGGGTTGAGTGATCAAGGGGTTCCCCAGGAGAAGTTGGCGGTTTCTTTGGGTAACAAAGAGAGGATTGGTGGGGTGGGTGTTGAGACGCAGTTGAGTGGCTTCTCGTTCCAGGCTGAGGTTGTTGGAGGGAAGAATAAGGTTGGAACCTTTTCCAGCAAGGCAGGGGACGGTACTTATGATGGTGGATTTGTGAATAGAGTGGAGAAATCTGGACCGAGAGATCAGCCAGTGACTCAATCACGTGCTAGGGGTTCTCAGAGTCATTCCCGCTCTTTATCAGGGCAGTTTGATGGTGGTAGTGGGCTAAAACTAAAGGGAACCCCCTCAGCTCCGCTCAAAGGAGTTGAGGTCAATCAATTGGATCCTCAGCCCAGGTGGAGCTCTTTTACAGGGGAACTTGAGGAGGTTGGTAAGAAAGAATTGGGGTCATCAGATAGGCAACAACTCAAAGTGGAAGATTCTGGAGTCCTGAACATGAAGTTTCAGAAACCAGTTTCCGCTGGTCGTGAGCAGACTAAGAAGTCTCAGGGTAGGAGGGATGAAATTGGTGTTGCTGGCGAAAACAGCAAGTCGGACAATCCTGGTAAAAAGATTTCGGAGACTCTAGAGAGTGTTTCTACAATCTCAACAACACCATTGGAGCAAGTTCAGAGAGTTAGGCAGTCTAAGGGAAATCAGGAGCTCAATGATGAGCTGAAAATGAAGGCTAATGAGCTTGAAAAGCTTTTCGCTGAGCACAAGCTTCGGGTTCCTGGGGATCAGTCCAGTTCTGCACGGAGAAACAAGCCTGCTGACAAACAGATTGAACAGGCAGCAAGTTTACAGCACAGGAAACCAGCGGCAGCAGCAGAGATCACTCCTGCAGAACTGCCTGATAAAAACTCAGTGATTGAACGGGCTTGGAGTTCTGTTAATATGTCACAGTTCCATACTACAACTCCGCTGATGAAGATGGTAGATAATCCGGATTATAGTGATACTTTGAGGAAGAATTTTTCTGAACTTAATTTTACAGATGATTCCAGAGGTCAATTCTATGAGAGGTACATGCAGAAAAGAGATGCTAAACTAAAGGAAGAATGGAGTTCTAACAGAGCAGAGAAGGAAGCCAAGATGAAGGCTATGCAGGATAACCTTGAGAGGGGTAGAGCTGAGATGAAGGCCAAATTTTCTGCCTCTGCCGATAAGGTGGATTCATTGTCTGGTGCTCGTCTACGTGCGGAGAAACTTAGATCTTTCAATTTGCGGTCAAGTGTGAAGATGGAGCAG cATCCAATAGATTCCTTTCAGAGTGAAGACGAGGAAGACCTTTCTAAATTTTCTCGACAGAAATGTTATGGACAAGAAAGGTTTTTCAGTGAGTCATCTGTGGGGGATGTTGCTTCTAGAAGCGCTCAAACAAAAAAGCTTTTACCTAACAGAAACTTGTCTTCATCTACCCCTCGCACACCAGCAATTTCAGTTCCACGTTCATCAGTTAAAGTTTCCAATTCCACTTCTGGGAAGCGAAGAGTCCCATCAGAAAATCCTCTTGCACAGTCAGTTCCAAACTTCTCAGATTTGAGGAAAGAAAACACGAAACCTTCTTCTGGAGTCAGCAAAACAACAACCCGCTCACAGGCGAGGAATTTTGGCCGCAGCAAGAGTACCACTGAGGAAATACCAGTTGCCAAGGAAGAGAAGCCACGGCGGTCACAGTCGTTAAGAAAAAGCTTTGTTAATCCTATAGAGTTTAAGGATTTGTCCCCTCTGAACTCTGACAGCTCTGTTTTGGCTccattaaaatttgataaagaGCAGGCTGAGCAGAGCCCATATGAGAAACTTTCGAAGAATTTGGATGCAAAGCCTTTTCTAAGGAAGGGTAATGGCATAGGTCCCGGTGCTGGAGTTACTATTggtaagctgaaagcttcagtGATAACTGAGACTTtggaaaatgaagaagaatttgaTGAATTGGCCTATGAGGCAGAAGATTCAGTGGATATGGCcaaggaggaagaggaggaagaagaggaagagctTGAAACCATGGTAGTTGAAGATTGTGGTGacatggaaaatggaaaaacaagATTGAGCCAGGGGTCTGACAAGTCCGCTAATTCTGGGTCTGAGAATGGTGATTCCATGAGATCTCTTTCTCAAGTGGACCCTGCTTCTGTGGCTGAGTTGCGTACTACTGAGCCTTCAACTTTCCACAGTGTAGGGTCTTTGCAGGACTCACCAGGTGGAAGCCCCGTCTCATGGAACTCACGCATACATAATCCATTTCCATACCAACATGAGACCTCCGATATTGATGCTTCTGTGGATTCCCCAATTGGGAGCCCTGCATCTTGGAATTCTCATAGTCTTGCCCAATCAGAGGCTGATGCAGCTCGAATGCGAAAGAAATGGGGAACTGCTCAGAAGCCTATTGTTGTTGCTAATTCATCCCACAGTCAGTCTCGCAAGGATGTCACAAAAGGGTTTAAAAGGTTATTGAAATTCGGAAGGAAAAGTCGTGGGACAGAGAGTTTGGTTGACTGGATATCTGCTACAACTTCTGAAGGAGATGATGATACAGAAGATGGGCGAGATGCTGCCAATAGGTCATCAGAAGACTTGAGGAAGTCAAGAATGGGATTCTTGCAGGGTCATCCTTCAGAGGACAGCTTCAATGAGAGCGAGTTCAACGAACAGG TTCAAGCCCTACAAAGCTCTATCCCAGCACCTCCAGCAAACTTCAAACTGAGGGACGATCATATGTCAGGAAGTTCCTTAAAAG CTCCAAGATCCTTTTTCTCGCTTTCATCCTTCCGAAGCAAGGGAAGTGATTCGAAGCTTAGATAA